A single genomic interval of Rhizobium leguminosarum bv. trifolii WSM1325 harbors:
- a CDS encoding threonine dehydratase (TIGRFAM: threonine dehydratase~PFAM: Pyridoxal-5'-phosphate-dependent protein beta subunit; Threonine dehydratase domain protein~KEGG: rec:RHECIAT_CH0001846 threonine dehydratase protein), translating to MTKLDVESAEEAMRSLFPATPLQLNDHLSARYGADIWLKREDLSPVRSYKIRGAFNFFRKAIGQGAAGKTFVCASAGNHAQGFAFVCRHFGVPGVVFMPVTTPQQKIDKTRMFGAEFITIRLFGDFFDQCYQAAREHVEAVGGVMVPPFDHADIIEGQATVAAEIMQQLPEGTVPDMVVLPVGGGGLAAGITGYLDGTVPKSAFVFTEPAGAPSLKRSIEAGAVVTLAKVDNFVDGAAVGRIGDLNFAALRDFPASQVQLMPENAICVTIQEMLNVEGVVLEPAGALSLTAIAAMDVQAIRGKTIVAVVSGGNFDFERLPDVKERAMRYAGLKKYFILRLAQRPGALRDFLNLLGPDDDIARFEYLKKSARNFGSILIGIETKAPENFARLIGNFEAAGMGYEDITENEILANLII from the coding sequence GTGACGAAACTTGATGTCGAAAGTGCCGAAGAGGCAATGCGCAGCCTGTTTCCGGCAACGCCGCTGCAGCTCAATGATCATCTGTCGGCCCGCTACGGGGCCGATATCTGGCTGAAGCGCGAGGATCTGTCGCCGGTGCGCTCCTATAAGATCCGCGGCGCCTTCAATTTCTTCCGCAAGGCGATCGGGCAGGGTGCGGCCGGCAAGACCTTCGTCTGCGCCTCGGCCGGTAATCACGCCCAGGGCTTTGCCTTCGTCTGCCGCCATTTCGGCGTGCCGGGCGTCGTCTTCATGCCGGTGACGACACCGCAGCAGAAGATCGACAAAACGCGTATGTTCGGCGCCGAATTCATCACCATCCGGCTGTTCGGCGACTTCTTCGACCAGTGCTACCAGGCCGCGCGCGAACACGTAGAGGCGGTCGGCGGTGTCATGGTGCCGCCTTTCGACCATGCCGACATCATCGAAGGCCAGGCGACGGTGGCCGCCGAAATCATGCAGCAGCTGCCGGAAGGAACGGTGCCAGACATGGTCGTCCTGCCGGTCGGCGGCGGCGGACTTGCTGCCGGCATCACCGGCTATCTCGACGGCACCGTGCCAAAATCGGCTTTTGTCTTCACCGAACCAGCCGGCGCGCCGAGCCTTAAGCGCAGCATTGAGGCGGGCGCGGTAGTGACACTTGCCAAGGTCGACAATTTCGTCGACGGCGCGGCGGTGGGGCGCATTGGCGACCTGAACTTCGCCGCTCTTCGCGATTTCCCGGCAAGCCAAGTGCAACTGATGCCGGAGAACGCCATCTGCGTCACCATTCAGGAAATGCTGAATGTCGAAGGCGTCGTGCTGGAGCCGGCCGGCGCCCTGTCGCTGACGGCGATCGCCGCGATGGACGTCCAAGCGATCCGCGGCAAGACCATCGTCGCTGTCGTCTCCGGCGGCAATTTCGATTTCGAGCGCCTGCCTGACGTAAAGGAAAGAGCCATGCGTTACGCAGGGCTGAAGAAATATTTCATCCTGCGCCTCGCCCAGCGCCCCGGCGCGCTGCGGGATTTCCTCAATCTGCTCGGCCCCGACGACGATATCGCCCGCTTCGAATATCTGAAGAAATCGGCGCGCAACTTCGGCTCCATCCTGATCGGAATCGAAACCAAGGCGCCAGAGAATTTCGCCCGGCTGATCGGAAATTTCGAAGCAGCCGGCATGGGTTACGAGGATATCACCGAAAACGAGATCCTCGCCAACCTGATCATTTGA
- a CDS encoding flavoprotein WrbA (TIGRFAM: flavoprotein WrbA~PFAM: flavodoxin/nitric oxide synthase~KEGG: wrbA; flavoprotein; K03809 Trp repressor binding protein): MAKVLVLYYSAYGHIETMAYAVAEGAKSAGAEVTVKRVPELVPEDVAKASYYKVDQAAPIATVDELADYDAIIVGAGTRFGTVASQMRNFWDQTGGLWFAGKLVGKLGSVFTSSATQHGGQESTILGFIPTFLHQGMVVAGLPYAFQGQMGTEEVKGGSPYGASTITNGDGSRQPSEIELEGAKYQGAHVAKLAAKLA; encoded by the coding sequence TTACGGCCATATCGAAACCATGGCCTATGCCGTCGCCGAAGGCGCGAAATCGGCCGGTGCCGAGGTCACCGTCAAGCGCGTTCCGGAACTGGTTCCGGAAGATGTCGCCAAGGCTTCCTATTACAAGGTCGACCAGGCGGCTCCGATCGCCACCGTCGATGAACTGGCGGACTATGACGCCATCATCGTCGGCGCCGGCACCCGATTCGGTACGGTCGCCTCGCAGATGCGCAATTTCTGGGATCAGACGGGCGGCCTCTGGTTCGCCGGTAAGCTTGTCGGCAAGCTCGGTTCGGTCTTCACCTCTTCGGCAACCCAGCACGGCGGCCAAGAATCGACCATCCTCGGCTTCATCCCGACCTTCCTGCACCAGGGCATGGTCGTTGCCGGCCTGCCTTACGCCTTCCAGGGCCAGATGGGCACCGAGGAAGTCAAGGGCGGCTCGCCTTACGGCGCCTCCACCATCACCAACGGCGACGGCTCGCGCCAGCCTTCCGAGATCGAGCTGGAAGGCGCGAAATACCAGGGCGCCCATGTCGCCAAGCTTGCTGCCAAGCTCGCCTGA
- a CDS encoding VanZ family protein (PFAM: VanZ family protein~KEGG: ret:RHE_CH01758 hypothetical protein) — translation MARADRQKKARFGRFRFAPGQVRSEEGFLKPIAKLAAHDLILTVNEKGGHLYEAMMIFKFAKPLAWLLLAFIIFATVSPIGERPDTVTTVDVDRAAAYLLVGLAFALGYPKQWKMVAVLLIVGAFAIEYLQYLAPTRHPRLHDASIKAMGAALGLLAGWVINRWRETKAPNALPFAER, via the coding sequence ATGGCACGAGCCGACCGGCAAAAGAAAGCCCGTTTCGGCCGTTTCCGGTTCGCTCCCGGACAGGTTCGCTCCGAGGAAGGCTTTCTTAAGCCAATCGCGAAATTGGCGGCACATGACCTGATTTTAACTGTCAATGAAAAGGGCGGCCACTTATATGAAGCTATGATGATCTTCAAATTCGCAAAACCGCTCGCCTGGCTGCTGCTTGCCTTCATCATCTTCGCTACGGTTTCCCCGATCGGAGAGAGGCCGGACACGGTCACCACGGTCGATGTCGACCGTGCGGCCGCCTATCTTCTCGTCGGCTTGGCCTTTGCGCTCGGTTATCCCAAACAGTGGAAGATGGTGGCGGTGCTGCTGATCGTCGGCGCATTCGCCATCGAATATCTGCAATATCTCGCGCCTACCCGCCATCCGCGCCTGCATGACGCGAGCATCAAGGCGATGGGCGCAGCCCTCGGGCTGCTGGCTGGCTGGGTGATCAACAGGTGGCGCGAGACCAAAGCGCCAAACGCGCTTCCTTTCGCAGAACGCTGA
- a CDS encoding conserved hypothetical protein (KEGG: ret:RHE_CH01760 hypothetical protein): MASFISNIFSMFSGGGKPASEAAGPSGEPQLYGDCTIYAEPRKEGGQYRLAGRIEKKVGDEVLVRNFIRADLFSSSDDALECTVRKAQQIIDQHGSSLFGDGEKLRQV, translated from the coding sequence ATGGCTTCGTTCATTTCAAATATCTTTTCGATGTTCTCCGGCGGCGGCAAACCGGCTTCGGAGGCAGCAGGCCCTTCCGGCGAGCCGCAGCTTTACGGCGATTGCACGATCTATGCCGAGCCGCGCAAGGAAGGCGGCCAGTATCGCCTTGCCGGCCGCATCGAAAAGAAGGTCGGCGACGAGGTACTGGTGCGCAATTTCATCCGCGCCGATCTGTTTTCCTCCTCCGATGACGCGCTCGAATGCACGGTGCGCAAGGCGCAGCAGATCATCGATCAGCATGGTTCGTCGCTCTTTGGCGACGGCGAGAAGCTTCGTCAGGTCTGA